A stretch of the Arthrobacter sp. PAMC 25486 genome encodes the following:
- a CDS encoding FAD-binding oxidoreductase: MDTDILIIGGGIAGLSLAWALAPSRRVVLVEAEEELAHHTSSRSARQMQPNYGPPVIRELTLRSIALVQEISASLPEPILRPRPLLTLGSHAEVAALVAQHPALVALDHAETLQLSPDLRPGGFTAAALDDSAMEVDVPALLEFYRSQAQAAGAVVLTAAPVTAAEASPGSFTGSFTLMAGQHRITANVVVNAAGAWAEPVAAIFGAQTKNLVPYRRSVAIVSTASPVNPAGPMVEPADESYYYRPDGGHLLISPCESVPAEPGDAQVLDADITKLIHRIDAVTTLAITGVVRAWTGLRTEAPDGVPVAGFDAAVPNFFWLAGQGGYGIQTSAALATLAAQLIAGTVPAKDAPWAAALSPQRAGLQGSGRH; the protein is encoded by the coding sequence ATTGCCGGGCTATCACTGGCGTGGGCACTGGCACCCTCGAGGCGTGTGGTGCTGGTTGAGGCCGAAGAAGAGCTGGCCCATCACACGTCATCGCGCTCGGCCCGTCAGATGCAGCCCAACTACGGGCCGCCCGTCATCCGGGAACTGACGCTGCGCAGCATCGCCTTGGTGCAGGAAATCTCGGCCTCCCTGCCGGAGCCGATCCTCAGGCCGAGGCCGCTGCTGACCCTTGGCAGCCACGCGGAGGTTGCGGCGCTGGTGGCGCAGCACCCCGCCCTGGTGGCACTGGACCATGCTGAAACCCTGCAGCTCAGCCCGGATCTGCGGCCGGGAGGGTTTACAGCTGCCGCGCTGGACGATTCCGCCATGGAGGTGGACGTCCCTGCGCTGTTGGAGTTTTACCGCAGCCAGGCACAGGCCGCCGGTGCCGTGGTGCTGACCGCGGCTCCCGTCACTGCTGCCGAAGCCTCGCCCGGCTCGTTCACCGGCTCGTTCACCCTCATGGCCGGCCAACACCGGATCACCGCCAATGTCGTGGTCAATGCCGCAGGCGCCTGGGCGGAGCCGGTGGCAGCCATCTTCGGTGCGCAGACCAAGAATCTGGTGCCGTACCGGCGCAGCGTGGCCATCGTGTCCACCGCCTCCCCGGTGAACCCTGCCGGGCCCATGGTGGAGCCCGCCGACGAGTCGTACTACTACAGGCCCGACGGCGGACACCTCCTGATCTCGCCCTGCGAATCCGTGCCGGCCGAGCCGGGCGACGCGCAGGTGCTCGACGCCGACATCACCAAACTGATCCACCGCATTGACGCCGTCACAACGTTGGCGATAACCGGCGTCGTACGTGCCTGGACGGGGTTGCGGACGGAAGCGCCCGACGGCGTGCCGGTGGCGGGCTTCGACGCGGCAGTGCCGAACTTCTTTTGGCTGGCGGGGCAGGGCGGCTACGGCATCCAGACCTCGGCGGCGCTCGCAACGTTGGCCGCGCAGCTCATCGCGGGGACCGTGCCGGCCAAAGACGCGCCATGGGCTGCGGCGCTGAGCCCGCAGCGGGCGGGGCTGCAGGGTTCGGGGCGGCACTAA
- a CDS encoding LysE family translocator has product MTFVSLLGFAGLCLMLALIPGPDTFLVLRISMNRVSAGICAAAGSGTGAIVWGALVGFGLAAVLEQSAEVFRWIKIAGGLYLMYLGISALLKARKARKAGIAAGGSKEAPLPYSRGAAYGAGTVSTLLNPKVGLFYLAVVPQFIPHGGNTLGTALLLGLTLAIIGFVYLVVIALVAYKTMKWLKKPKVNTVIERISSAILAVLGAGVLASGATS; this is encoded by the coding sequence ATGACGTTTGTTTCCCTTCTGGGCTTTGCCGGGCTGTGCCTGATGCTGGCCCTGATTCCCGGCCCCGACACCTTCCTGGTGCTGCGCATTTCCATGAACCGGGTCTCTGCCGGGATTTGCGCGGCCGCCGGCAGCGGGACCGGTGCGATTGTGTGGGGCGCCCTGGTGGGATTTGGCTTGGCCGCTGTCTTGGAGCAATCCGCTGAGGTGTTTAGGTGGATCAAGATCGCCGGCGGGCTGTACCTGATGTACCTGGGCATTTCGGCGCTCCTGAAGGCACGCAAGGCACGCAAGGCAGGGATCGCCGCGGGCGGCTCGAAGGAGGCGCCGCTGCCCTACAGCCGCGGTGCCGCGTATGGCGCCGGCACAGTTTCCACGCTGCTGAACCCCAAGGTCGGCTTGTTTTACCTGGCCGTTGTGCCGCAGTTCATTCCCCACGGTGGCAACACGCTCGGCACGGCATTGCTGCTGGGCCTGACACTTGCCATCATCGGCTTCGTCTACCTGGTGGTCATCGCCTTGGTGGCCTATAAGACCATGAAGTGGCTGAAGAAGCCCAAGGTCAACACCGTCATCGAACGCATCAGCAGCGCCATCTTGGCTGTGCTCGGGGCCGGTGTGCTGGCTTCCGGGGCCACCAGCTAG
- the hutI gene encoding imidazolonepropionase — MSELISNIGELMTQDGELGTLRDAAVVMEGERIAWIGPSNKAPAADSHTDAQGRAVLPGWVDSHTHLIFAGDRTAEFEARMAGESYSAGGIAVTVDATRDASDYDLTRMGLGRVAEAVSQGTTYLETKTGYGLDVDQEGRSARIASTVADEVTYLGAHLVPAGMDADEYTELVCGDMLAAVRPYVAWADVFCERGAFTPEQSRQVLSACRDAGLGLRVHGNQLGPGAGVALAVEFAAASVDHVNFLTDDDVSRLAQSWAAWDGGANAGRGSGVRGTVATVLPACDLSTRAPLAPARELLDAGVQLAIATNANPGTSYTSSMAFCVTTAVLQMGLSVHEAVRAATYGGALALGRASGLDEDGKRAVGTLAVGHRADLHMLKATSATHLAYRPGVPLTAAVWREGVRKI; from the coding sequence ATGAGTGAACTGATCAGCAACATCGGTGAATTGATGACCCAGGACGGCGAGCTGGGCACGCTGCGGGATGCGGCCGTGGTGATGGAGGGGGAGCGGATCGCGTGGATCGGGCCAAGCAACAAGGCCCCGGCCGCCGACAGTCACACGGACGCGCAGGGGCGGGCGGTGCTGCCCGGGTGGGTGGATTCGCACACGCACCTGATCTTTGCCGGGGACCGCACCGCCGAATTTGAGGCGCGCATGGCAGGGGAGAGCTACAGTGCAGGCGGGATTGCCGTCACGGTGGACGCCACGCGCGACGCCTCCGACTACGACCTCACCCGGATGGGCCTGGGTCGGGTGGCCGAGGCGGTCTCGCAGGGCACCACGTACCTCGAGACGAAAACCGGCTACGGGCTGGACGTGGACCAGGAAGGGCGCAGCGCCAGGATCGCCTCCACTGTGGCCGACGAGGTCACCTACCTCGGCGCTCACCTGGTCCCGGCCGGCATGGACGCCGACGAGTACACCGAGCTGGTCTGCGGCGACATGCTCGCCGCCGTCCGCCCGTACGTTGCCTGGGCCGACGTTTTTTGTGAGCGCGGCGCCTTCACCCCGGAACAGTCCCGCCAGGTGCTGTCCGCCTGCCGCGACGCCGGGCTGGGGTTGCGCGTCCACGGCAACCAGCTGGGTCCCGGCGCAGGGGTGGCGCTCGCCGTCGAGTTTGCCGCCGCCAGTGTTGACCACGTGAATTTCCTGACGGACGACGACGTGTCCCGCCTTGCGCAGTCATGGGCCGCCTGGGATGGGGGAGCCAATGCGGGGCGTGGTTCCGGTGTGCGCGGAACTGTCGCCACCGTGCTGCCAGCCTGTGACCTCTCGACCCGCGCCCCGCTGGCTCCGGCCCGTGAACTGTTGGATGCCGGCGTGCAGCTGGCCATCGCCACGAATGCCAATCCGGGCACTTCATACACGTCCTCGATGGCTTTCTGCGTGACGACCGCCGTGCTGCAGATGGGGCTCAGCGTGCACGAGGCCGTACGCGCTGCAACCTATGGGGGAGCACTGGCCCTGGGCCGCGCATCCGGACTGGATGAGGACGGCAAACGGGCCGTTGGCACACTTGCCGTGGGGCACCGGGCGGACCTGCACATGCTCAAGGCCACATCCGCCACGCACCTGGCCTACCGGCCGGGGGTCCCGCTGACGGCCGCAGTGTGGCGTGAAGGCGTCCGCAAGATCTAA
- a CDS encoding SIS domain-containing protein, with amino-acid sequence MSENTQLGPFMDAELTSQPEVWAKAIAQAKSENLLPADGARVAVIGCGTSWFMAQSYATAREAAGKGVTDAFAASEAFLGAERGYDAVIAITRSGTTTEVLEILTAIKGTVHTVALVGDVNSPIMTLVDAVVELPYADEQSVVQTRFATTALTYLLTSVGMDLSAAVEDAKITVTAPVSQELIDAEQFTFLGTGWTVGLAHEAGLKMREAVQGWTESYPAKEYRHGPISIAAPNRVTWMFGEQPEGLDRDVAKTGALYVNTTVHPLAELAGIHRITLERARARGMNPDLPRNLSRSVILDD; translated from the coding sequence ATGAGCGAGAACACCCAACTTGGCCCCTTCATGGATGCCGAACTCACCAGCCAGCCTGAGGTTTGGGCCAAGGCCATTGCCCAGGCCAAGAGCGAGAACCTGCTCCCGGCAGACGGCGCACGCGTTGCCGTGATTGGCTGCGGCACCTCCTGGTTCATGGCCCAGAGCTACGCCACGGCCCGCGAAGCTGCAGGCAAGGGTGTCACCGACGCCTTCGCCGCGTCCGAGGCTTTCCTGGGCGCCGAGCGCGGCTATGACGCCGTCATCGCCATTACCCGCTCGGGCACCACCACCGAGGTGCTGGAAATCCTGACCGCCATCAAGGGCACCGTGCACACCGTTGCCCTGGTGGGCGACGTCAACTCGCCGATCATGACCTTGGTCGATGCCGTCGTCGAACTGCCCTACGCCGACGAGCAGTCAGTGGTGCAGACCCGCTTTGCCACCACCGCCCTGACGTACCTGCTGACCAGCGTTGGCATGGACCTGAGTGCGGCCGTGGAAGACGCCAAGATTACGGTGACCGCCCCGGTTTCGCAGGAACTGATCGACGCCGAGCAGTTCACCTTCCTGGGCACCGGTTGGACCGTGGGCCTGGCACACGAGGCGGGTTTGAAGATGCGCGAAGCAGTGCAGGGCTGGACCGAGTCCTACCCGGCCAAGGAATACCGCCACGGCCCCATCTCCATCGCCGCCCCGAACCGCGTCACCTGGATGTTCGGCGAGCAGCCCGAGGGCCTGGACCGCGACGTTGCCAAGACCGGTGCGCTGTACGTCAACACCACCGTGCACCCGCTCGCGGAACTGGCCGGCATCCACCGCATCACCCTGGAGCGTGCCCGGGCCCGCGGCATGAACCCGGACCTGCCGCGCAACCTGTCACGCTCGGTCATCCTGGACGACTAA
- a CDS encoding ROK family protein — protein sequence MNTVTNQAGHPGPQSNGTQPGTQPVVAAQGGNDVVLAFDIGGTDMKVGIVRGDALQGGVEVHDVQRHPTPLDGARSGESVCARIVELTAEYRAAHPELQISAVGVTVPGIVDEAAGVGVYSANLGWKDFPFTATLTAALGLPVGFGHDVGMAGEAEFRLGAAVGKKDVLVLVIGTGIAGAVLCDGHRVAGGGYAGEIGHAMVPAPDGSLAIMESLGSAGAIARRYTEATGSSVAGARAVLALAGEGDAVAAQVWKDAINALAFSVAQCVSILGTHTVVLGGGLSMAGPALFEPLAARVDELLTFHRRPEYVHAALGENAGLIGSALKARSLSGGGTADAGVGTTEAAS from the coding sequence ATGAACACCGTGACGAACCAGGCCGGCCATCCCGGCCCCCAGTCCAACGGCACTCAGCCCGGCACCCAGCCCGTCGTTGCCGCCCAGGGAGGCAACGACGTCGTACTTGCCTTTGACATTGGCGGCACCGACATGAAAGTGGGCATCGTGCGCGGCGATGCGCTCCAAGGCGGCGTCGAGGTGCACGATGTGCAGCGCCACCCCACCCCGCTGGACGGTGCACGATCGGGGGAGAGCGTCTGTGCGCGGATCGTGGAACTGACGGCCGAATACCGGGCGGCGCATCCGGAACTGCAGATTTCCGCGGTGGGCGTGACGGTGCCGGGCATCGTCGATGAGGCGGCCGGAGTGGGCGTGTACTCGGCCAACCTGGGCTGGAAAGACTTCCCGTTCACGGCGACGCTGACCGCTGCGCTGGGGCTGCCCGTTGGTTTTGGGCACGACGTCGGCATGGCCGGTGAGGCTGAATTCCGTCTCGGCGCCGCTGTAGGCAAGAAAGATGTGCTCGTCCTGGTGATTGGCACGGGCATCGCCGGGGCGGTATTGTGCGACGGCCACCGTGTTGCCGGCGGCGGTTATGCCGGGGAGATCGGCCACGCCATGGTCCCGGCGCCGGATGGCAGCCTGGCGATCATGGAGTCGCTCGGCTCGGCCGGTGCCATAGCGCGCCGCTACACCGAAGCGACCGGATCCTCCGTGGCCGGTGCCCGCGCGGTGCTGGCTCTGGCCGGAGAAGGCGATGCGGTGGCAGCGCAGGTCTGGAAGGACGCCATCAACGCCCTCGCGTTCAGCGTGGCCCAGTGTGTTTCCATCCTCGGCACCCACACCGTGGTGCTCGGCGGCGGGCTGTCCATGGCCGGCCCCGCCCTGTTTGAACCGCTCGCAGCCCGGGTGGATGAGCTGCTGACATTCCACCGCCGACCCGAATACGTGCACGCGGCACTGGGTGAAAACGCCGGCCTGATCGGATCGGCACTGAAGGCCCGCAGCCTCAGTGGTGGTGGCACTGCCGATGCCGGAGTTGGCACAACGGAGGCAGCATCATGA
- a CDS encoding 1-phosphofructokinase family hexose kinase translates to MNNLVLTVTPNPAVDVTYTVAGIHLGSSHRVPTPLYRAGGKGLNVSRVAHQLGHPTLAIATVGGPSGEQFRDDVADSGMLHHLVPVAAATRRTVALVDTAAENTTSIFNEAGPALSAAEWQALAAAVVDNLAGVQTSDGVRRPGVLVGSGSLPEQAPADFYPALVALAHAAGVPAIIDTSGAGILAAARAGADLLKPNNHELMEAVGENDLVAAARKLMDLGAKRVLVSVGEEGMLAFSADMPGTYIQAQLPAPLSGNPTGAGDAAVSAAAVALANGTTDLREILRQATSWSAAAVLMPGAGEISPRHAELAQQLILSDH, encoded by the coding sequence ATGAACAACCTCGTTTTGACCGTCACCCCCAACCCGGCCGTCGACGTCACCTACACCGTGGCTGGCATTCATCTGGGCTCCTCGCACCGCGTCCCCACCCCGCTATACCGGGCAGGCGGCAAGGGACTGAACGTTTCCCGTGTAGCGCACCAGCTGGGCCACCCCACGCTCGCCATCGCCACGGTTGGCGGGCCTTCCGGCGAGCAGTTCCGCGACGACGTTGCCGACTCCGGCATGCTGCACCACCTGGTTCCCGTGGCCGCCGCAACCCGCCGCACTGTGGCCCTGGTGGACACCGCGGCCGAGAACACCACCAGCATTTTCAACGAGGCCGGCCCGGCCCTGTCCGCCGCCGAATGGCAGGCGCTGGCCGCAGCTGTCGTTGACAACCTGGCCGGTGTCCAGACGTCCGACGGCGTGCGCCGCCCGGGCGTCCTCGTCGGCTCCGGCTCCCTCCCGGAGCAGGCACCGGCCGACTTTTATCCCGCCCTGGTTGCCCTGGCCCACGCGGCCGGGGTGCCCGCCATCATCGACACCTCGGGTGCCGGCATCCTGGCCGCCGCCAGGGCAGGGGCGGATCTGCTCAAGCCCAACAACCACGAACTCATGGAAGCCGTGGGGGAGAACGACCTGGTCGCCGCCGCCCGCAAGCTCATGGACCTGGGCGCCAAGCGAGTCCTGGTCAGCGTGGGTGAGGAAGGCATGCTGGCCTTCAGCGCCGACATGCCCGGCACATACATCCAGGCGCAACTGCCGGCCCCGCTCAGCGGCAACCCGACAGGGGCGGGAGACGCGGCGGTGAGCGCGGCCGCCGTCGCACTTGCCAACGGAACCACGGACCTGCGCGAGATTCTGCGCCAGGCCACCTCATGGAGCGCCGCCGCCGTGCTCATGCCGGGCGCCGGGGAAATCTCACCCCGGCACGCCGAGCTGGCCCAACAACTTATCCTCTCAGACCACTAA
- a CDS encoding class II fructose-bisphosphate aldolase codes for MALTNTRDIMDLAAKAGTGQGAFNVIHLETIEGLIGGAEAAGRPVILQISENCAKFHGGLEPVAVATLAAARKASVPVAVHLDHAESEALAYEAVDLGFGSIMYDGAHLEYAENVETTARVAAYAHARGVYVEAELGKVGGKDGAHAPGVLTDPTEAAAFVAATGVDALAVAVGSSHAMTERSAALNLERIAQLKAALQVPLVLHGSSGVSDENIVAAIAAGMTKINVSTHLNGFFTRAVREYLDANPAVVDSRKYLGAGRDALVPEVSRLLSLFAAAN; via the coding sequence ATGGCTTTGACAAACACGCGCGACATCATGGACCTGGCGGCGAAGGCCGGCACGGGGCAGGGCGCGTTCAACGTGATCCACCTCGAGACCATCGAGGGGCTGATCGGCGGGGCCGAGGCCGCCGGGCGTCCGGTCATCCTGCAGATCTCCGAGAATTGTGCCAAGTTCCATGGCGGGCTGGAGCCGGTTGCGGTGGCCACGCTGGCCGCGGCCCGCAAGGCGTCCGTGCCGGTGGCCGTGCACCTCGACCACGCCGAGTCCGAGGCGCTGGCGTACGAGGCGGTGGACTTGGGCTTCGGCTCCATCATGTACGACGGCGCCCACCTCGAGTATGCGGAAAATGTGGAGACCACGGCCCGTGTGGCGGCCTACGCCCACGCACGCGGCGTGTATGTTGAGGCCGAGCTGGGCAAGGTTGGCGGCAAGGACGGTGCCCACGCTCCCGGCGTGCTGACCGATCCGACCGAAGCTGCCGCCTTCGTAGCCGCGACCGGTGTTGACGCGCTGGCCGTTGCCGTTGGCTCTTCACACGCCATGACCGAGCGTTCCGCCGCGTTAAACCTGGAACGCATCGCCCAGTTGAAGGCCGCCCTTCAGGTGCCCCTGGTGCTGCATGGTTCCTCGGGTGTTTCCGATGAGAACATCGTGGCGGCCATTGCGGCCGGCATGACGAAGATTAACGTCTCCACCCACCTGAACGGCTTCTTCACCCGTGCCGTGCGCGAATACCTCGACGCCAACCCGGCGGTGGTGGACTCACGCAAGTACCTGGGCGCCGGCCGGGACGCACTGGTTCCGGAAGTGTCCCGCCTGCTGTCCCTGTTTGCCGCCGCCAACTAA
- a CDS encoding DeoR/GlpR family DNA-binding transcription regulator: protein MNRTERLTAILDILASDGQVEVDEIVEKLGVSPATARRDLDSLANERLLTRTRGGATSGSVSYDLPGRYNRDDYALEKQQIAHAASALIPKGAVIGLCGGTTSTALAQVLSTREDLMEQSNRPTLTVVTNAINIAAQLAIRPNFKIMVTGGIVNPRSYELVGPYADSILQRVALDFAFIGVNGIEPGAAPTINDEGEASVNSKMARRASEAFILADASKIGRRAFATMDLTNLGTLITDSTITDEQLQAFKDASTNVIVAPAL, encoded by the coding sequence ATGAACAGAACTGAACGACTCACCGCCATCTTGGACATTCTGGCCTCCGACGGTCAGGTGGAAGTGGATGAGATCGTCGAGAAGCTTGGCGTCTCCCCGGCCACCGCACGCCGAGACCTCGATTCACTGGCCAATGAGCGGTTGCTGACGCGCACCCGCGGCGGTGCCACGAGCGGTTCAGTTTCCTATGACCTGCCCGGGCGGTACAACCGGGACGACTACGCGCTGGAAAAGCAGCAGATCGCCCACGCCGCCAGCGCCTTGATCCCCAAGGGGGCCGTCATTGGTTTGTGTGGCGGCACCACCAGCACGGCCCTGGCACAGGTGCTCTCCACGCGAGAGGACCTCATGGAGCAGTCCAACCGGCCCACCCTCACGGTGGTTACGAACGCCATCAACATTGCCGCCCAGCTGGCCATCCGGCCCAACTTCAAGATCATGGTCACGGGCGGCATTGTGAACCCGCGTTCCTATGAACTCGTGGGACCGTACGCGGATTCCATCCTGCAGCGGGTGGCCCTGGACTTTGCCTTCATTGGCGTCAACGGCATTGAGCCCGGTGCCGCTCCCACCATCAACGATGAGGGTGAGGCATCGGTCAATTCCAAGATGGCCCGCCGCGCCTCCGAGGCATTCATCCTGGCCGACGCCTCCAAGATTGGCCGCCGCGCGTTCGCCACCATGGACCTGACAAACCTGGGCACGCTCATCACAGACTCCACCATCACCGACGAACAGTTGCAGGCGTTCAAGGATGCAAGCACCAACGTGATCGTGGCACCCGCGCTGTAG
- a CDS encoding histidine phosphatase family protein yields the protein MGAPRQIIMVRHGQSAANVDQTIYNRIPDYRIPLTELGVEQAKAAGERIRRQLDGQQVRVYVSPYLRAYQTLEAMKLGDLVETTMEEPRLREQDWANFQNPEEIADQKELRNAYGHFFYRFREGESGSDVYDRVSSFMETLFRHWDRTDSAPNALFVTHGLTMRLFCMRWFHWSVEYFESLNNPENAETRTLIKDGDRYTLDRAFAQWTPAEPGTTVLDAPDRIW from the coding sequence ATGGGTGCACCGCGACAGATCATCATGGTGCGGCACGGACAGTCGGCCGCGAATGTTGACCAGACCATTTACAACAGGATTCCCGATTACCGGATTCCGCTTACCGAGCTCGGCGTGGAGCAGGCGAAGGCGGCCGGTGAGAGGATCCGACGGCAGCTGGATGGGCAACAGGTGCGCGTTTATGTCTCGCCGTATCTGCGTGCGTACCAGACGCTCGAGGCGATGAAGCTGGGCGATCTTGTGGAGACGACCATGGAGGAGCCGCGGCTGCGGGAGCAGGACTGGGCGAACTTCCAGAACCCGGAGGAGATTGCCGACCAGAAGGAACTGCGCAACGCTTACGGGCATTTTTTCTACAGGTTCCGGGAGGGCGAATCGGGCTCGGACGTGTACGACAGGGTGTCCTCGTTCATGGAGACCCTGTTCAGGCACTGGGACCGGACCGATTCCGCCCCCAACGCCTTGTTCGTCACGCACGGGCTGACCATGCGGCTGTTCTGCATGCGCTGGTTCCACTGGTCGGTGGAGTATTTTGAGTCGCTGAACAACCCGGAGAACGCTGAAACGCGCACGCTTATCAAAGACGGCGACCGCTACACGTTGGACAGGGCGTTCGCGCAGTGGACCCCCGCTGAACCGGGCACCACCGTGTTGGACGCCCCCGACCGCATTTGGTGA
- a CDS encoding CPBP family intramembrane glutamic endopeptidase has product MEVLLVLGVSLGQSAVYSVVSLLDKMSRAPISQGTATLNAVRNNREFFDFTYQILDIVFALVPVLLVFYLLAEPGKSVFLKMGLDWRHPWRDGLGALGLLVIIGVPSLGLYAAGRALGVTTEIIPSALNQYWWTVPVLVLSAIRAGVLEEVILNGYLLGRLQKIGLGWWSAIFLAALLRGSYHLYQGFGPFIGNFVMGLLFGWVYKKWGRVAPLVAAHALVDIAAFTLGPSLGFGG; this is encoded by the coding sequence ATGGAGGTGCTGCTGGTGCTGGGTGTGTCGCTGGGGCAGTCGGCGGTGTACTCGGTGGTGTCGTTGCTGGACAAGATGAGCCGGGCGCCGATTTCGCAGGGCACCGCCACGTTGAATGCGGTGCGCAACAACCGCGAATTCTTTGACTTTACCTACCAGATCCTGGACATTGTCTTTGCGCTGGTGCCGGTCTTGCTCGTGTTTTACCTGCTGGCTGAACCGGGGAAGTCGGTGTTCTTGAAGATGGGGCTGGATTGGCGGCATCCGTGGCGTGACGGGCTCGGCGCGCTGGGGCTGCTGGTCATTATTGGTGTGCCGTCGTTGGGCCTCTATGCTGCGGGGCGGGCGCTTGGTGTGACAACCGAGATCATTCCCAGCGCCCTGAACCAGTACTGGTGGACGGTGCCGGTGCTGGTGCTCTCGGCGATCCGGGCCGGCGTACTGGAGGAAGTGATCCTGAACGGCTACCTGCTGGGGCGGCTGCAGAAAATCGGGCTGGGCTGGTGGTCCGCGATTTTCCTGGCCGCCCTGCTGCGCGGCAGCTACCACCTATATCAGGGGTTCGGACCGTTCATCGGCAACTTTGTGATGGGGCTGCTGTTTGGCTGGGTGTACAAGAAATGGGGCCGGGTCGCGCCGCTCGTGGCCGCACACGCGCTGGTGGACATCGCGGCCTTCACGCTGGGTCCGTCGCTGGGTTTCGGCGGCTGA
- a CDS encoding VOC family protein yields MRMDHVSYASESDGLAATTERIAGALGVKAVKGGIHPRFGTRNMIIPLTDHHYVEIVECLNHPASDKAPFGQAVKARSAAGGGWMGWCVAVDDLTPFEERLGRSAVPGNRKFPDGQELIWQQIGIMGLIADPQVPYMLKWEGDPALHPSLARESTVKLSSLTIAGSAERVTEWLGEPVEAPLNDVAVEWIAPRGTPGIMSVTFETAGGQVTI; encoded by the coding sequence ATGCGAATGGACCATGTTTCTTATGCCAGTGAATCAGACGGATTGGCTGCCACCACGGAGCGAATCGCCGGTGCCCTCGGGGTCAAAGCGGTGAAGGGCGGCATCCACCCGCGCTTCGGCACCCGCAATATGATCATCCCCCTCACCGACCACCACTATGTGGAAATTGTCGAGTGCCTCAACCACCCCGCGTCCGACAAGGCGCCGTTCGGCCAGGCCGTCAAGGCGCGTTCGGCAGCAGGCGGCGGATGGATGGGCTGGTGCGTCGCCGTTGACGACCTCACCCCCTTTGAAGAACGCCTCGGCCGCAGCGCCGTCCCCGGCAACCGCAAGTTCCCCGACGGCCAGGAGTTGATCTGGCAGCAGATCGGCATCATGGGCCTGATCGCCGACCCGCAGGTGCCGTACATGCTCAAATGGGAGGGCGACCCCGCCCTGCACCCGTCACTGGCCCGCGAGTCCACCGTCAAGCTGTCCTCGCTGACCATCGCCGGCAGCGCCGAACGCGTCACCGAATGGCTCGGCGAACCCGTCGAGGCACCCCTGAACGACGTCGCCGTGGAGTGGATCGCCCCGCGCGGCACCCCCGGCATCATGTCCGTAACCTTCGAAACGGCCGGCGGCCAGGTCACGATCTAG